The Formosa sp. Hel1_33_131 genome window below encodes:
- a CDS encoding DinB family protein, with the protein MDWNHNVTLQNRTLLLKLIENFSLAQLNTVPKGYRNSIFWNVAHTIVTQQLLVYGLSNQPFLVDSELVKTYRKDTKTVHEATETELAEIKTLLFSTVEQTKIDYENDFFKNYMPYTTSLNVTLSTVEEAISFNTFHEGIHLGYILAMKNSL; encoded by the coding sequence ATGGACTGGAATCACAACGTTACACTGCAAAACAGAACACTTCTCTTGAAACTTATTGAAAATTTTTCTTTAGCTCAACTCAATACCGTTCCTAAAGGGTATCGAAATTCCATTTTTTGGAACGTTGCTCACACTATTGTAACACAGCAATTGCTGGTTTATGGGCTGTCCAATCAACCTTTTTTAGTAGATTCTGAATTGGTGAAAACCTACAGGAAAGACACTAAAACCGTCCACGAAGCCACAGAAACAGAGTTGGCGGAAATAAAAACCCTTTTGTTTTCGACTGTTGAGCAAACCAAAATTGATTACGAAAATGATTTTTTTAAAAATTACATGCCCTATACGACTTCTTTAAATGTCACGCTTTCGACTGTTGAGGAAGCGATCAGTTTTAATACATTTCATGAAGGGATCCATCTTGGATACATCTTAGCAATGAAAAATAGCTTATAA
- a CDS encoding arsenate reductase family protein, whose protein sequence is MKKFYFLNSCNTCQRILNHLELGADFELQDIKKTPMTAEELEHLKTLSGSYEALFSKRAKLYKELGLKEKALQEEDYKNYILKHYTFLKRPVLVLDDQLFVGNSSKVINSAITALLNEK, encoded by the coding sequence ATGAAAAAATTCTATTTTTTGAATAGCTGTAATACGTGTCAACGAATTTTAAATCACTTGGAGTTAGGGGCAGATTTTGAACTACAAGACATCAAGAAAACTCCGATGACGGCTGAGGAACTAGAACACTTAAAAACTTTGTCAGGCAGCTATGAGGCTCTATTTAGTAAGCGTGCTAAACTTTACAAAGAGTTAGGTTTAAAAGAAAAAGCTCTCCAAGAGGAAGATTATAAAAATTATATTTTAAAACATTATACGTTCCTAAAAAGACCCGTGCTCGTTTTAGATGATCAACTGTTTGTTGGAAATAGCTCTAAGGTCATCAACTCCGCAATAACGGCACTCTTGAATGAAAAATAA
- a CDS encoding DMT family transporter gives MKNNTFALFALILVQLFYGVTFTFANDVIDGGYMQPFGFILFRVSLAAVLFWVFSIWAPKEKIDRADYPKFMLAAFFGVALNMLAFFKGLQFTTPINGSVIMVTTPIIVLVLSAIILGEKITKIKVLGIFAGLSGALILSIYNRSSSSGDNVLLGNLLVLVNAASYSYYLILIKKLTNKYHPYTFIKWLFLFGTFFVLPFGYNELAAVNWGSFTPYIWFSILFVVVCATFATYLLNPLALRKLSATTVSTFVYIQPIFAGVFAIIMGSDSLNTVKVVAAALIFLGVYLVSKNPNLQATK, from the coding sequence ATGAAAAATAATACGTTTGCGCTCTTTGCGCTTATATTGGTGCAGCTTTTTTATGGCGTCACTTTTACCTTTGCCAACGATGTCATCGATGGTGGCTACATGCAGCCCTTCGGCTTTATATTGTTTAGAGTCTCTCTTGCAGCCGTTCTATTTTGGGTGTTTAGTATTTGGGCGCCTAAAGAAAAAATTGATCGAGCAGATTATCCTAAATTCATGCTTGCTGCCTTTTTTGGTGTGGCACTTAACATGCTTGCGTTTTTTAAAGGACTGCAATTCACCACCCCTATTAATGGGTCTGTGATTATGGTCACCACCCCTATTATCGTCTTGGTATTATCCGCTATTATTTTAGGAGAAAAAATCACAAAGATTAAAGTTTTGGGGATTTTTGCTGGGCTTTCAGGCGCCTTAATTTTAAGTATTTACAACCGTTCGTCCAGTTCTGGAGACAATGTTTTATTAGGTAATTTATTAGTACTTGTCAATGCAGCATCCTATAGTTATTACTTGATTTTGATAAAAAAATTAACCAACAAATACCATCCGTACACCTTTATTAAATGGTTGTTTTTGTTTGGAACTTTCTTTGTACTTCCTTTTGGCTACAACGAACTTGCCGCAGTTAACTGGGGTAGCTTCACGCCTTACATTTGGTTTTCAATCTTATTCGTAGTGGTTTGCGCAACCTTTGCCACCTACTTATTGAACCCGCTCGCCTTGCGGAAATTGAGTGCCACAACAGTAAGTACGTTTGTATATATACAGCCTATTTTTGCAGGGGTTTTTGCGATTATAATGGGGAGTGATAGTTTAAACACTGTTAAGGTAGTGGCGGCAGCTTTAATATTTTTAGGTGTATATTTGGTTTCTAAAAATCCGAACCTTCAAGCGACTAAATGA
- a CDS encoding DUF1761 domain-containing protein: MENFSMNWLAILVSALIPLIIGAIWYHPKVFGTAWMHATGITEAKIKTMSPAKAYIVAVLLSVILSFYLYINVLIGGPDEMRHGQELFMTFKHGAAHGAFLGIFVALPVLATNAIFEMKSAKYIFINVFYWIVSLALMGGALNGWPV; the protein is encoded by the coding sequence ATGGAAAATTTTTCAATGAATTGGTTGGCAATACTTGTGTCAGCGTTGATCCCTTTAATTATCGGAGCCATCTGGTACCACCCCAAAGTATTTGGAACAGCTTGGATGCACGCCACAGGAATTACAGAAGCCAAAATTAAAACCATGTCACCTGCAAAGGCTTATATTGTAGCCGTCCTTTTATCGGTAATTCTTTCTTTTTACTTATACATAAACGTTTTGATAGGCGGTCCCGATGAGATGCGGCACGGTCAAGAACTATTTATGACGTTTAAACACGGTGCTGCGCACGGAGCGTTTCTAGGAATTTTTGTGGCACTTCCAGTCCTAGCCACCAATGCCATATTTGAAATGAAATCGGCTAAATACATCTTTATAAATGTATTTTATTGGATTGTTTCTTTAGCACTTATGGGCGGTGCGCTCAATGGTTGGCCAGTGTAA
- a CDS encoding YicC/YloC family endoribonuclease, with protein MIHSMTGYGKSVLQLPSKTISIEIKSLNSKTLDLNMRMPSMYRSKELNLRKLIASRLNRGKVDFSLYFENTGGETFAKVNPTVVNKYMTQLEGLATGNRMQLLQMAIKMPDAISTERDEIDETEWADIQNEIHKALDNIALYRLEEGNVLEADFTKRIAIISDLLDQVLTIDPERITNVRERLHKGVSELKEKYDGNRFEQELVYYIEKFDITEEKVRLQNHLEYFIKTLNSDDSNGKKLGFISQEIGREVNTIGSKANFAPMQKLVVQMKDELEKIKEQLLNVL; from the coding sequence ATGATACATTCCATGACGGGCTACGGTAAGTCTGTATTACAATTGCCAAGCAAAACCATCTCCATTGAGATCAAATCGTTGAATAGTAAAACCTTAGACCTCAACATGCGCATGCCGTCTATGTACCGATCTAAAGAGTTGAACCTTCGAAAACTCATTGCTTCTAGATTAAACAGAGGTAAAGTAGATTTTTCATTGTATTTTGAAAACACTGGGGGAGAAACGTTTGCAAAGGTCAACCCTACGGTGGTAAATAAGTACATGACACAATTGGAAGGATTGGCGACTGGAAACAGAATGCAGCTTTTGCAAATGGCCATCAAAATGCCGGATGCTATTAGTACCGAACGTGACGAAATAGACGAAACAGAATGGGCGGACATTCAAAATGAAATCCATAAAGCGTTGGACAATATTGCGCTGTACCGATTGGAAGAAGGCAACGTATTGGAAGCGGATTTCACAAAACGAATTGCCATCATATCGGACTTGCTAGATCAAGTGCTTACCATAGATCCGGAACGCATCACAAATGTACGAGAGCGTTTGCACAAAGGAGTTTCAGAACTGAAAGAAAAATATGATGGAAACCGCTTTGAACAAGAGTTGGTGTATTACATCGAAAAATTTGACATTACCGAAGAAAAAGTGCGCCTTCAAAACCATTTGGAGTACTTTATAAAAACCTTAAATTCTGACGATTCTAATGGTAAAAAATTAGGGTTTATTTCTCAAGAAATTGGTCGCGAAGTGAATACCATTGGATCGAAAGCTAATTTTGCACCCATGCAAAAATTGGTGGTTCAAATGAAAGATGAATTAGAAAAAATTAAAGAACAATTACTCAATGTCCTCTAA